The stretch of DNA TGGCTCGCTGGATCCAGGGTGCCGGACACATCGCCATTGGAAAATGAACCGCCGACGTGATAAACGGCATTCTTCTGACCGATGAACTCGGCGATATTCGCGGTCAGCCGGCCGATCACGTCGACGCCATCGGCATCGCCATCGACGTCATTGTTGTTCTGACCTTCGCCGGTCGTCACTGCAATGCCGTAGTTGAGCCCCTTTAGGGGTTCTCCGAAAACCATGGCGCCGCGTTCCCGGCCGGGCGTCAAATTCTGGTTGTTCACGAATGAGCGTTCCTGAAAATCAATGAAGCGGGAGCTTGTAAGTTCCTCCAGACTGGTCGGAGTCTTGAACTGACCGAGCCGGATAACCGCGGGTTTCCACCAGGCGATATCGAAGTAGGCGTCCGTCAAAATTGTGCTGGCGCCGAAATCACCTTCGACCACGAAGCTGTAATATTTCAGAAATTTTCCTTTCGCTCCCAACCTCGCGCGGCGCACATCGAACGTGTCGGCAAAAGCGTCGTCATTGCCATCGCTGAAGGCGCGGTAGTCGAGTTGAATCCGCCCGTTGACTGAAATGGATGTTTCTTTGTCGCCCGATTCGAACGTGACTCCGTCCTTATAGCTGGCTTTGAGTTCCTTTTCCGCCGCTTTTTCACGGTCGGCCTGCTCGATCGCGGCTCTCTTTCGCGCTCCGCGCCTTTGCTTATCCTCAATTTCGACCTCCTGCGTCAGCACGTCATATTCTTCTTGCGTCAAAACACCCTTCGCGCGAAGAACCTTCAATAACTCTTCCGCGGTGGATGCATGCGCCGGCATTCCCGCAGCCGCAAATACGGCCGCCACACTCAAGCAAATTGTTTTTAGTCGCACGGACGTCTCCTCTGAAGGCAAATGGAAGAATTGAGACAGACTTGAATCCGCGGACGTCGCGTCCACGGTCACGCCTGACAATGATGGCGGCGGCGTGTGACGCGCGAACTAAATTTTTATGAGGATTTTATGAACGGCGAGATCCGCGTGGAGCGACGACGGCGGACGCAGGGCGAGGAAGAAAAAGCCGCACGCCGTCGCGCGAAACTCAATCCGCTTGCAAACGCAGCCTTGGTTACCACGCCGAAAAATGCGCTTCACACGCGACTTGATTTTAGTTCTAATACGGACTAAAGTATCTGCATAGTTCGTAAAAGGACATAGAATGACAGTCTCTCAAAGATTGCAGTCCAACGCCGGCACTGCGCCGCGCTATTCAGAAGAACTGAAAGCCGAGGCCGGTCTCACCGCTTTTTTTTCCATCGCGGAAGAGATCGGGCTGGATACGGCGCAGCAGCGCAACCTGCTCGGCGAGCCCGGCAGGACGCTTTTTTTCGAGTGGAAGAAAACCAGGCAAGGCAAGCTTTCGCGCGATACGGTCGAGCGCTTGAGTTACCTGATCGGGATTTATAAAGCGCTGGGAATTCTTTTTTCCCGTGAGCGTGTCGCGGAATGGCTGAAAAATCCGAACCACGACCCTTTGTTCGGCGGCAAGTCACCGCTGGATTACATGCTGGCCGGAGGGCTGGTAGCGCTGGCTGACGTGCGCCGCTACCTCGATTGGGCGCGTGGCTGAGTTCGCTGCGCCGCTCGCCCGCTTGCGGGGACCGCAATTTCGCATCATCGCAACCCGTCATCCGCCCGTGGATTTCTTCGAGCGCCACGTGCCCGCGGCGCTCATGGGCGCTCTCTGGGAGCTCGAAAGCCAGACAGATCGGCGCTTGTTCGAGCAGACCGGCGCTCTCGCATCGATCGACCCGGCCGACCGCGTTTCAGGCCCAGGCGCCAGCATCGTGATGGCGGCCTTTACGCATATCGGCCGGGCCACCCGCTTCAGCGACGGCAGCTATGGCGTTTACTACGCCGGCCTGTCGCTGCAAACAGCGATACGCGAAACGGTCCACCATCGTGAATTGATCGCGCGCGATGCCGAACTGCGCGCCGACGAATTCGGAATGCGCGTGTGGAGCGGGCGCGTGCTGAAACCGCTGCACGATATTCGCAACGGCTACGACGAACTTCACGACGCGGCGCCGCGGCCCGAGGATCACCCGGTCGCGCAGGCTTTCGGTAGGCGGCTGCGCACCGCTGGTTCGTGGGGAATCGCGTTTCGCAGCGTGCGTCATGCGGGCGGCTACTGCATCGCCGCGTTGCGCGCGCCGGCCATCTCGTTGCCCACCCAGGGCGCGCATCTGAAATACGTTTGGGATGGAACGCGCATTACTGAAGTCTACGAACGCGGCGAGCCGCTGGTGCGTTTCAGCAGCAGTAGCCCCGCATGAAAACGAAGCGCAATCCGGGAATGGATGGGTTTCCCCGTATTCCGTTTCGCGGGGTCTGGCGGTCTTGTCAGAGCGGAAAAACGATCCTGCCCTTTCTTCTCCCGTGCACCGGAGTTAATCTGAACCTGCAATGAGCGCTTTATTTGCTTTTCTACACCACCTCGCGGCCTTCGCGCTCGTAGCCGCGCTGGCGATCGAATTTGTCCTCCTCAAAGGCGAGTTGACCATGGCCAGCGCGCGTAAAATCGCGCTCGCCGATCTCGCCTTCGGAATTGCGGCAGGCATCGTACTCGCCGTCGGACTGCTTCGGGTTTTCTACTTCGAGAAAGGCGCGGACTATTACGCGCATTCGGCGCCCTTCATCGCCAAAATGGCGCTATTTGCGATCGTCGCCGTGCTCTCGATTTATCCGACGGTGCAGTTTCTGTCGTGGCGCAAAGCATTAAAACAGCGCCAGGTACCTATTGTCGACGAGCGCAAGCTGCATGCGATCCGTTCGATCATTCACTGGGAACTAGCGACGACCGTATTGCTGATTCTGTGCGCCGCGCTGATGGCGCGGGGAATCGCTTATTTCGGATAGGAAAGCGAGCTTGTGCGCATTCAGGCGGGTCAAGCCTGGCCGTAACACGGGCACGGCCTGCCACCGGCGTGCTGTAGCTGAAGTCGTTCGGTTGAGCCGCGCACCGCCAGCCATTAGCAATCACGCGAATCCACGTCGACGAAAAACACGCTGTTCTTCGAGTCGGAATGAACGCGACTACGCGGCCGACCGGCCGTCATAGGCCGTCTGGAGCGTGGCGATGTCGAGCTTCACCACTTGAGCATCGCCTCCATCACTCGCTTCGCCTTATCGCGGTTGGGGTCGGCGACCATGTCCACCAGCACGGTCGGGACGATCTGCCAGGACAGGCCGTAGCGATCCTTGAGCCAGCCGCATTGCTCCGCGCCACCGCCATCGAGAAGTGTGTCCCAGTAGCGATCGACTTCGGCTTGGTCCTTGCAATTCACGACGAATGAGATCGCGTGATTGAACTGATCGAGCGGCCCGGCGCTGATCGCCATGAACTGCTGGCCGAACAGCGTGAAGTCGACCATCGTGACCGATCCAGCCGGGCCGCTCGGCGTCTCGGCCGGGCTCGCCGTCACGCGGTCGACGCGCGAATCGGGAAAGATCGAGGCGTAGAAGCGCGCGGCCTCCTCCGCCTTGTCTGCAAACCACAGATGCGGGGCAATCTTCTGCATGATGTCTACTCTCCTTTCGTCTGCGAGTCAGGGCTTCAGGTCGAACAACACGCGGCCTCTGCCGTCCAACTCTTCTCTCGTGCGTTTAGGAAGCTCTGGAAATAGTCACTTGGCATGCGCCGTCTCCCGTTGCTCATAGTCGAGCTTCGGATACCAGCCGGTGCCACGCCCCTCAGGCGTCATGTCGAGGATGGTCCAGATTGGCATCGGGTCCGGCGCGCCGCGTGGATCCTGCCCTGGGTCGGCGCTTTCCATGCCCATCTCGTCGCCCCAGAAATGGCGGATCGCGCCGCCTTTGCGGGTGAAGACGTTGAAGGCCGCGTTGTCTTCGGCGCTGCCCGGCTTCTCGTGCGCGTAGGCGCGGTTGAAGTCGTTGCTCGCCGACGAATAGAGCTTCAGGTGTCGCCAGCCGCGCTCCTTCTTGAACGCTGTCAGCCGCTCGAGCGGCGAGCGGCCGATCACGGCAAAGGCGACGCGCTGCACGATGTCGGGCATCTCGCCGTCGAGCGCGCTCAGGAACGACGTGCACATCGGGCACGGCCGCTCGCGCTCGGGCCCGAACATCCAGTTGTAGGTGACGAGCGTGTCCTTGTCGCCGAACAGGTCGGAAAGCCGAGCCGTCCCTCGTTCGCCTTCGAAGCGATGGTCCTCGGGTACCTCGCCGCCCGGCGGCAGCGCGCGGCGCTGCGCGGCGACCCGCTCGATATAGCGCCGCCGTGCGCGCCTTGCGGTAGGCCTCGTTCTCGCCGGGGATGCGGCGGTCGTGCTGCGCGAGTCGCTCGGCCGGCTTGAGTCCTTGGTCGTTGGTCATGATCGATCTCCTTTCCAATAGAGGTGGCTGGGGGGCAGCCGCTATGCGGCCAGACTGAATCGAAGATTGACGACGCCATCGGCCAGCGCCACCGGTGCGCACTTCAGGTCGATGCGGTCGTAGTCGAGATGGTCGAAGCGCCGAAGTCCGTCGCCGAGGAGGATCGGCACCAGGCGGACCCGGATCTATTCGCGGGACACGACAGTCGGATGTTCCATTCTGTGTTTTGTCATCGTGATTTCTCCTTTGCAGGTTGTGGGCGGATTTTCTTCGCAGCGCTCCCGGCACGAAGCTTCTTCACGAGCAGCGCCGTAAGCCCGCCCGCCGAGGTTCCGCCGGCGACCAGCAACGCCATGGACGTGAGGCATGCGGGACACATATGTTTCTCCTTTCCAGCGTAGCCGCTGTGTACATCAGGTAGTCGATCGGCGAAACCCGAAATCGACAATGAGTCCGCGGGCGCGACGAAAGACGCGCGGCTGGGTCTTCGGATTCTGATGGGGTAGCGCTGAGTCTCAGTCCGGCAGTTCATGTAGGCGCCGCTCGAGGAAGCGCCGCTCCGGCTCCTGCTGCGCGAGGTCGAGCGCGCGTTGGTACGCAGCTCGCGCTTCCGCGGTCATGCCCAGCCGTCGGCACAGTTCGGCGCGCGCCGAATGCGCCAAGTGGTAATCGCGCAAGTCGCCTCGCGCGACGATGGCATCGATGAGCGCAAGCCCCGCCAATGGGCCGTCGCGCATCGCTACCGCGGCGGCGCGGTTCAGCTCGATCACGGGCGACGGATCGGCGCGCAGCAGTACGTCGTAGAGCCCGACGATCTGCGCCCAGTCGGTCGCGGCGGTATCGGGTGT from Burkholderiales bacterium encodes:
- a CDS encoding DUF2384 domain-containing protein → MTVSQRLQSNAGTAPRYSEELKAEAGLTAFFSIAEEIGLDTAQQRNLLGEPGRTLFFEWKKTRQGKLSRDTVERLSYLIGIYKALGILFSRERVAEWLKNPNHDPLFGGKSPLDYMLAGGLVALADVRRYLDWARG
- a CDS encoding RES family NAD+ phosphorylase: MGALWELESQTDRRLFEQTGALASIDPADRVSGPGASIVMAAFTHIGRATRFSDGSYGVYYAGLSLQTAIRETVHHRELIARDAELRADEFGMRVWSGRVLKPLHDIRNGYDELHDAAPRPEDHPVAQAFGRRLRTAGSWGIAFRSVRHAGGYCIAALRAPAISLPTQGAHLKYVWDGTRITEVYERGEPLVRFSSSSPA
- a CDS encoding DUF2214 family protein, translated to MSALFAFLHHLAAFALVAALAIEFVLLKGELTMASARKIALADLAFGIAAGIVLAVGLLRVFYFEKGADYYAHSAPFIAKMALFAIVAVLSIYPTVQFLSWRKALKQRQVPIVDERKLHAIRSIIHWELATTVLLILCAALMARGIAYFG